ATACGTGTTATTGAAAAGGGAGACTGGTATACATACACTAatgatttaaatcatatttcGTTTAAAGCTTATTTAACTGAGGTCGCAATGGAAAGCGaatcacatttaaaaacatttaaaattaagcCGTGGAATGTTCTTTCCGCCTCCGGGTTTTAAGTTTCATAGCTTAAAGACATTACTATTAAGAATATATTTCGACATGCACTGACCTGCTGTAGCGTTAGGGCAGATGTGGAGCAGGTCGTGGCACATGCGGGGGTTGAGATAGTTGACGAGGAGGTGGATGATCATCCCGCCCCACTGGTCGACGAGATTCGTACACGTGGCGGAGAACAACGGTATGTAGTGGCACCCAAGCTTCAACAGTCGCAGCAACACAGTCTGGGGGAAGGCACGTGGTTGAAGAAGGAAACATGGTCATAATTTTACACTTTATGTACATACAAACTGGTGCGTACGATTTAGATTTATTCATGTTTACTAATGCTACTCACCTGCCAGTGTTTGTTGGAGAGGAAATTGTGGAGGAAGTTAAAGGTCACGCGGCAGATGTGGCAAATGGAGTTCGTGTGCAGGGCCGTGACATCTAGAAATGTACAAGGAACTAAACGCAGTGTTGAAATTCATGTTAGTCAAACAAAGCTATAGTACGCAATCTCCTTTTTTAGAGGAAACATTGGTGCTTCATACAgtataaagtttatttctttatattacaACTGTTGAGAAACAAGTGATTTTGTCATAAATCTAATCACTCTTCTTGGCACGATAATACACAATATTGTTGTCTTGTGTTGAGTACTCGGAAGAAACAACTCGGTGACCGCaaacaaactcacatgcgctcATTAATTATGCTCGTATATCAGGAAAAAGAATTAATTggaaaaaatagaaacatggtatttaaaggtttaaaaacaAGTCTGAAAGATTAGACATATTCATGATATTGCGTTTTCCTACCAACGAGGCCGTTGTCGACAGCGGGGTAGAACTCCTCCTGCATGTCGGTATTATCACCATCTTCCGGACACTGGCCAATTGCAGCACATATGCTCCGTGCGGAAGATCTAGTCACTATCTCGCGGAGCTGTACATACAAAACAAGGGCATTATGTTATTCAATTCTACCTTTAATTTCCAAAAAATTGACTGCGCTCGTTAGAAGCGTAAGAGTCAACGCTATTTTAGGTAGTTTGAAATCCGAGACAGTCTGTTATATGGGTAGCATGATAATCTTAGTGTGTCAAATTGGCTCAACATAAAAAAACTCGAAATTTGAATATAGGTTTAAAAAGATTTGAGACAATCGATTGTTGACATACAAAACAGTCGGGACATTCACAACATTCGCGACTTTCACAATATTCAGAACATTCACAATCAAATATCCTCAGCAATCGCGACCTTCACAGTAATTGTGGCATTCTTGTGCATGTCGCCATTGTTGTGAATGCTGCGATACCATTTTTTGGATGTCGTTATTTGAATCAAAAGTGAGCGAggtaaattaaatttgaatattaacaATTGTCAAACTTAACAAAAATGTACTTACTTTTGCATTCCGCAAAGACGCCACTCCAGTCTGCATCTGATGGACCTGGTCAATACATGACTGGCACTCGTCCACACCAGAGGCTGAAATAATGACCAACAACTTGTTAATACTTGGTAGGGCGAGGACTACTGGAGCTTTTCCAATGTTTCCCACATATTTGAGGACACGCACGCCATGGaaaagtttaatataaataaagaaagttCAAGCTTTTTTACCCTCCTTTGTCCACATGGTTTCCGTCAATAATATAGCCACCGACCAGaa
Above is a genomic segment from Mya arenaria isolate MELC-2E11 chromosome 2, ASM2691426v1 containing:
- the LOC128209763 gene encoding uncharacterized protein LOC128209763, coding for MTVMEKQLFVLAAVLLSLAAASGVDECQSCIDQVHQMQTGVASLRNAKLREIVTRSSARSICAAIGQCPEDGDNTDMQEEFYPAVDNGLVDVTALHTNSICHICRVTFNFLHNFLSNKHWQTVLLRLLKLGCHYIPLFSATCTNLVDQWGGMIIHLLVNYLNPRMCHDLLHICPNATAVSEAALAVDDCRMCEFGQGLVYDTVNDPSLHVRLDNLAREICIADGDQMDDGCVFVTSQLSEALKQVAADLKQSTALKTFCQTENICPAGLKTILDN